A stretch of the Sulfuritortus calidifontis genome encodes the following:
- a CDS encoding helix-turn-helix domain-containing protein → MASAFGSRLRRFREAKKLTLQQVADAVGCTKAYIWELEMKEGQRPSAERVQALARVLGVTMEDIMGEPMPQVPEASPEDVAFFRAYAGMTEAEKDRVRQALKIIFPDKDLPESKR, encoded by the coding sequence ATGGCTTCCGCGTTTGGATCTCGCCTGCGGCGATTCCGCGAGGCGAAGAAATTGACCCTGCAGCAGGTGGCCGACGCGGTCGGCTGCACCAAGGCTTACATCTGGGAACTGGAGATGAAGGAGGGCCAACGCCCCTCGGCCGAGCGCGTGCAGGCGCTGGCCAGGGTGTTGGGCGTCACGATGGAGGACATCATGGGTGAGCCCATGCCCCAGGTCCCCGAGGCCAGCCCCGAGGATGTGGCCTTCTTCCGGGCGTACGCCGGCATGACCGAAGCTGAGAAGGACCGGGTGCGCCAAGCGCTGAAGATCATCTTCCCGGACAAGGATCTGCCGGAAAGCAAAAGGTGA
- a CDS encoding ImmA/IrrE family metallo-endopeptidase, translating to MNTPPALNGAIAANKVHHWLRAWYGADVPEAVDLDLVRQMLPSTPFGAGVREIRPPVQFDDEAFEGLLARDPSDPEVWGIAYNGTVSRERQRFTIAHELGHFVLHRDRQQRFHCDKDSVHSGHETMRLIEREADDFASNLLMPGDRLREWISDQRIDLHVLSAIAQRFEVSFEALCIRFIKFTSQRAILIYWDNGYVKYEWRSSSAVKTRARIRRTGDPQEPLPGTLAADASVVQAWDGIEMSAAIWCPEEAPYMKLREFKHSYGAKDRVLTLLLLESAEPRAWDRAWQDDDTPDAVNWR from the coding sequence GTGAACACGCCCCCGGCCCTCAACGGCGCGATCGCCGCCAACAAAGTCCACCACTGGTTGCGGGCTTGGTATGGCGCGGACGTGCCCGAGGCCGTCGATCTCGACCTGGTGCGGCAGATGCTGCCGAGTACGCCCTTCGGGGCGGGCGTGCGCGAAATCCGTCCCCCGGTGCAGTTCGACGACGAGGCCTTCGAGGGCTTGCTGGCGCGGGACCCGAGTGATCCTGAGGTCTGGGGCATCGCCTACAACGGCACGGTCAGCCGCGAGCGCCAGCGCTTCACCATCGCGCACGAGCTCGGGCACTTCGTCCTGCACCGCGACCGGCAGCAGCGTTTCCACTGCGACAAGGACAGCGTCCACTCTGGCCACGAGACGATGCGCCTGATCGAGCGCGAGGCCGACGACTTCGCCAGCAACTTGCTGATGCCCGGCGATCGGCTGCGCGAGTGGATCTCGGACCAGCGCATCGATCTGCACGTCTTGAGCGCCATCGCCCAGCGCTTTGAGGTTTCGTTCGAGGCGCTGTGCATCCGCTTCATCAAGTTCACCTCGCAGCGCGCCATCCTGATCTACTGGGACAACGGCTACGTGAAGTACGAATGGCGCAGCAGCAGCGCGGTCAAGACGCGGGCGCGCATCCGACGCACCGGCGATCCGCAAGAGCCGTTACCCGGCACGCTCGCCGCCGACGCGAGCGTCGTGCAGGCCTGGGACGGCATCGAGATGTCTGCTGCGATCTGGTGTCCGGAGGAGGCACCCTACATGAAGCTGCGTGAGTTCAAGCACAGCTACGGCGCGAAGGATCGCGTCCTCACGCTGCTGCTGTTGGAAAGCGCTGAGCCACGCGCTTGGGATCGGGCGTGGCAGGATGACGATACTCCTGACGCCGTGAATTGGCGATAG